Below is a window of Myroides profundi DNA.
CTCTGCTAATCTCAACATCGTCTTCTTAAAATTATGCCCAAAATCAGAGTACACCCATGAAGTACGCACGATATAGTAACGCTCCATATTCGCTTTTATGTATAATTCTCCCTTTAATTTAGAAGCACCATACACATTAATAGGATTTGGGATATCAGAGACAGTATAAGGAGTCTGTTTATGACCATCAAATACAAAATCAGTAGACAGGTGCACTAACGTAGTATTGTATTGATTACATGCTCTTGTTAAGTGCATTACTCCTTCAGCATTTACTTTATACGCTAATTCTTCCTCATCCTCTGCTCTATCTACAGCAGTATAAGCAGCTAAATTAAAACAATAATCAGGGCACAGTTTACTGAAAACCTCATCTATCGAAACTTCATTCGTTATATCTAACTGACTAGAATCAAAGAAAAAGAATTCCACTCCATCATATTCATGACTTATAGATTGTAAGCATTGTCCTACTTGTCCTTTAGCCCCTGTAACTAATATCTTGATCATATAGGTAAAGCATTTTCGAATAGTGGTAATACCTTATCTTTATCAGAAACGATAACCTCATCAAGATTAAACTCCCAATCAATCCCTAAACTTGGATCATTATAGATGATACCCCCTTCAGATTCTTTATTATAAACGTTATCGCACTTATAAGCGAATATTGCCGTCTCACTCTTTACTAAAAAACCATGTGCGCACCCTCTAGGGATAAACACCTGTTTAAAATTATCTGCTGATAGCACTTGAGTGAACTGCTGTCCATACGTACTAGAGTCCTTACGTAGATCTACCACTACATCTAATACTTCACCTTGTAATACTCTTACTAATTTAGCTTGTTGATAAGCTCCTCTTTGATAGTGAAGCCCTCTTAGAACGCCTTTAGAAGACTTAGATTGGTTGTCTTGAATAAAACGTACAGCTAACCCTGTCTCTTTCTCAAAAACAGCCTCATTAAAGCTCTCTAAGAAATATCCTCTCTCATCGAAGAATACCTTTGGTTCTATGATAACACAATCTTGTATAGGAGTAATAAATACCTTCATCTTTTCAACTAAATTCTAAGACTATAAAATTACACTTAAATTCACAATTTAACATATAAATCAAAATAAAAAGCCACCACATATATTCTGTGATGGCTCATTTATCTTAAACTATTTAGAATTTAATTACTTAATATTAAATATCTGCTCTAGTATTTTGATGGTAATTAAGTAAGTAGGCTTTACTCCTGTCGTACCTAACCCTCCTGAAGCTAATGTACTACCTGTCTCTAATGGATTATCAGAAGCATAGTAAGCATATCTTACTTTCACATCAGGATTAATACTTTTTCT
It encodes the following:
- the rfbD gene encoding dTDP-4-dehydrorhamnose reductase, which gives rise to MIKILVTGAKGQVGQCLQSISHEYDGVEFFFFDSSQLDITNEVSIDEVFSKLCPDYCFNLAAYTAVDRAEDEEELAYKVNAEGVMHLTRACNQYNTTLVHLSTDFVFDGHKQTPYTVSDIPNPINVYGASKLKGELYIKANMERYYIVRTSWVYSDFGHNFKKTMLRLAETKSEVSVVMDQIGCPTNAIELCHFLMSLMQGNHDYGVYHYRGDVICSWYDFAVSIFKENNINIKVNPITTEEYPTRASRPRYSVLGMYI
- the rfbC gene encoding dTDP-4-dehydrorhamnose 3,5-epimerase — protein: MKVFITPIQDCVIIEPKVFFDERGYFLESFNEAVFEKETGLAVRFIQDNQSKSSKGVLRGLHYQRGAYQQAKLVRVLQGEVLDVVVDLRKDSSTYGQQFTQVLSADNFKQVFIPRGCAHGFLVKSETAIFAYKCDNVYNKESEGGIIYNDPSLGIDWEFNLDEVIVSDKDKVLPLFENALPI